The following is a genomic window from Carassius auratus strain Wakin chromosome 15, ASM336829v1, whole genome shotgun sequence.
ttttagcacttccggTTTTCTCTCAGagtcaatgttattttttttttgaaagtgagTTTGGTTAAATCCCCTAAAATAAGGTCCGTGGTTCACACaagcttaaagctgcagtcggtaacttttgacactctagcggttaataaacagaactgcttgcgtcttgcggaagaacatcgtagccggaactacttctctctgtttatgtctatgaatatAAAcgcttattataggtgcaccctagtgattcaggacaagctaaaaacacggtttggaaaatggattcatggtgtactcgcttattatatacattttgaacacaaacaaagttacagaccgcagctctgattggttgtttcttaacgggagcgatgtatttctgcaaatggcaataggaccactgggaggagccagaggagcttgatttttttcacagattatctgtctcatattctactgtcaggacataatgacaggtttaacaaatatgtaaaaaatatatttttacaaaagttaccttctGCAGCTTTAAGATACTTTCACGTTTTATTATATGTCATAAAACACACCAGTTTCACCCCACTCGTTATTTTTAAactaatacatttcttttaaaaaaaatcaggttgCTAATGAGTTGCTAAATGGGACTACAGGCACTGTCAGAGACATATATGGCTGTATCATACACCCGGTGCCAGGCACAATGTGAAGTgtttttttgctagtttcagcccgacGCAGTTATCATTTTCATGTCCCGTGTcacgttgtttaaatagcaaatgcatttgtgcgcTCATGGGCATGCTGGCCTGAAAATTAGGTTTCAGGCGCATTATTAGCGTGTTGCTATTTTGAGGCAACTGAAAATAGACTTGGCTTTAGACCAGGTTTTAGTTAGTCAGTTGCACAGTCTATttcagtttccttttttttttttatttaaagagcgcgttcGTATCGGGTCCACAACGCATCCACAACCATACActctgcttattacacacagaccCACAtggaaaaaatactatagtaatttatagtaaatactgtAGTGTTTTGAACCATTCTATAGTAAAGTACTtgaattaattttgttgtggtatttctatagttgctgtggtaatataacaactatagtaatgtaaacaaattactttacttttgaaacatttacagcaggcagggttaatgttacagtggtactcaacactgattactgtcagtccttcttcacttgaattaagGTTATAATACTTTAATTGTAAAGTACAACCACCTCAGAACTGGCCTTAAGCAgctcttttaacttttttattttactttttaaggttaaatacatgtttaaaatcataagataaagtttaatagctttttttatcaaatctttgcatagtcatgacaggaaacactggcatctaacaatgcattaaagaataataataataataattattattattattattattattatatacataaaccaaaataggaaaAGAAACCGTTAtcgaataagcatgtgtcctattctgtgtcctcaactcctgaaacattggtgtctcatattttaaacatgtatGTATGAGAATATTAAGATGCaactccctttgtaatcattaaaatTTTCATAATTAACTGTGATTTAATTCCACATTTTTTTCTAAGTAACTGTAATAGATTACAGTAACATTCATTTCATAATTAAATTAGGTAATTTAGTTACTCCTGTTTGCTGGGGAACACACCATCCAGAAGCGGTGCTCTCATGGGGGCAGGGATAATATGCTCTGAGAATGAAACTACACTCGTGATATAAAACACACAGGTCTGTCAAGAACAATACTTTTAATAAAGACCCATTTTTCTTAggctgggatttttttttttttttttttttttttttttagtattttccaagcaaattaagtgcaagtttttatcatgtgtaaaattactgattaacatgGTGGATAAAAGCGGCTtgtttatatatactttatattatactacacaatataaatatatatatatatatatatatacaatataaatatatatatatatatatatatatatatatatatatatatatatatatatatatatatatatatatatatatatatatatttatatttatataaaacttgTTTAGGTGGTAATATCGTGGTGTGCCAGTTTCAATTCTCATATCTGGCACACTGCCTATGTCTTGTCATCACTCAGTTTAAAGTGCTTCCACACAGCTGAGGtcttctgcatttttgttttctcttccaGATGAACTGTATCATGACGTTCCTGATTTTCCACTGTAATGCTTATAACGCAGCTCTTTGGAATGTAAtacaaatgcataattttaatgaGCTGAGGTTTCAGAAACTATATTAGAAGAGGTCAAAGGATTTGCAGATATGAAGAAACATTTACTCTGTGTGGGTGTAGGGGattcttgacccttgatttcagTATCGTTTGTTGACTCTGGAAAGAGCCCTAGGAgtattttgtgtatgtgtgtgtgtgtgtgtgtgtgtgtgtggtttgttcagatgatgatgatgtgtatATTTTACCATTTTCTGTAGAgtgtttttgataaaaacaatataaaataaaatctaaaaataaataaaaatgttctcgTATAATGGCAGCATAAATTCATTATAAACTTTGAGTTGTTAAACCGTCAGATGTTTTGtaaatatctatataaatatttattacataatgtgtcatttatattttactgcataaataattattttaatatttactgtagCACAGATGTATTTTTCAGGTTTTAGTAGTGCTTATATTGCACAGGTTTTCAAACGTTATTGCCTACATGCATGGTTGAATCATTAATCAAGTGatcaatataaatgtttttgaaggacCACCTTTAGCATGCGACTCCTTTTATAAGAGACGGCTCAGTTTATGTCAAGACCTGGATATCACTCATCATCATGGATCTGAACATTAGCCCCTGTTGGAAACAGCTCCTTCTGTCCTCTCTCCTTCTTGTCTGTGTCAATGGACAAATGGCAGGGCCGTAAGTATTGCTtctataaaatttttatatataaatcatcttgatgctttttctcatttaaaaaaggGCCAACTAAATCAACACATTAACTTTGATGTTTTGCAATAAAatccatttcagaaaaaaaaaatcatactactCAAAATGATTGAATGCTTATCATATCTATACAGATCTTTCATGGTGACGTTTCCTGCAGTGATTGAGTCAGGATCTGAGGCCAGACTGTGTGCAAGTCTTCTCAAGCCCAATGAAAGCCTTGTCATGAACATTTATCTGGTTGATGGTAACCAGAGCACTTTACTGCTGCAGGAGAAAGCTGAGGAAGAGTTTCACCGCTGCTTTAACTTCAAGGTCTGCTATCAGcacattacaataaatatatttgtttcatcATCTAGTTTTTTGAGATAGTCTGTTTGCAGAGGTTGTGAATACATGATAATATTTCTCATCAGGCTCCTCTGATAGAAGCAGAATCTGTTCAGAAAATGAAGGTAGAACTTCAAGGAGAGTCTTTAAAGATGTCTGAAGAGAGAAAAGTCATGTTCAGACCTTACCATCCTCTGACCTTTATCCAGACTGATAAACCCATCTATATTCCAGGACAGACAGGTGAGCTGTGAAttgttcaaagtaaaaaaaaaaaaaatgtaaatgctgatGTCATCATACGCCCTGCTTGACAAAGTGTCAAACGTGTACAGTGTAAAACGATGCAGTGCTTATAAAAAAAGGTTCCCAATCACATGCCTCTTTATTTACGAGCTTCGGGCAGTCACAGATATACCGTGCATTGTATAAACAGTCATTTcagcttttgaaataaaaaatgtcaaatgttgaTGGAAAACACGCAGGAAGAGTGTGCTTTATTCTTATCTTTTTAGTCACCATAAACGTCCATCCAGGAAAACCTGATAGTACAGTCTGCAATAAAACGAGGATGTGCAGAACGGGAGCCGTTGTGTAAACAGGTCGTCATGCTAGTGTATTCTTGCAGTCAATGACACTGACTCCACAAATAAACAGTGTGAAACGTAAGATAATGAATATAATCTTGAGTGAATCATGAGCATCGAAACATTTAAAGCAAGATAAACCAAGACTCTATTCAGGACAAACTGGATGGTGCAATCAGGATTAGCAGGCCATTAGATCTGAAATATTGGTTatcacaataaaaacattataattatgtttgtcacacatttttgttttcacagtGAATTTTAGAGTTGTTACCATGGATAAAAACTTTTCACCGCTTGATCAGCAGGTTGTGATTTATTTATctcttctttatttttaaatatgtaacacACAAACATGTTGGCTTTTAGTCATGTaagttttacaaattatttaattacactTTGCTTTTCTTACAGTATAGTAGAGTGATACTTGAGGTAAGAACACAAACCTTCTGTATTCATGACAAGCACAACACTgacttttatttttgcagttattGTGTTTTCAGTAATTATCAATGTTGCCAAGTATTTTAACACTGTTGtgggttgtttttcttttttgtgggttTAAGTGACACCAATACCTGACATTTATCCCCCGGCATGTGAATTTTACTTTGGGAACACCATAGTATTTTACCCTCTAAAAGTTTTACAGGGGGACCCCCTGAGCTAATTTTGGGCTAGCTTTGATTATCAATTAGGCAAATTGGGCAAAttattgtgaaaacctggcaaccctggtaattatgtatttcttattttttggGCAGAATATGTGTAGTTGGCTGTTACTAACTTCACTTTGTGTTTGGTATTAAATAGGACAGTAAAGGTAACAGAATTGCTCAATGGACAAATGTTTCTTCAACAAGGTGGATTTTGCAGCGTTCTTATGAATTAAACCCGGAAGGCTGTCAAGGCATATACAAACTGAAGGCTTACATTGGTGACAGGATGATATCACatgattttgaggtgaaaaaaTATGGTAAGTCATAacaaattatttgcattatttgcatGGGACAAGTTTCATAAAAAATCCTAATGTGATTAATAATAAATTTCATCCTCTGTAGTTTTGCCTAAGTTTGAAGTTACTGTGACGGCACCGAAGACAGTGAGTATAGATGATGAGTCAATGGCAGTTGAAGTTTGTGGAAAGTAAGTAGCAACTTTACTTAAACATATTAAAAGCATAAAGTCCATCTTTGACCTGTACATGTTTTACAGATACACATACGGGCAGCCTTTATCTGGTAAATCATGGGTGAAAGTGTGTCGTAATATTCAACGCTACTCTTACTGGGGTGATAAACACAGTCCAATATGTGTGAATATAACCACTGAGGTTTGTCAGTGCAGTACCAAAAGTGGCATGTGGCATTTATTTCCTAAATCCAGattattaaattactataatGTATTGTGTTTATGTTCATTAATTTCCATTAGATGAAAAGGACAGGCTGTGCCATCCATACCTTAGATCTATCTGCCTTTTTAAACTCCACATATGAGAATCAACTGGAAAATTCTCTTCATGTTGAAGCAACAGTCACAGAAGAAGGAACAGGTGAGCTATTAATAACTGAAATGAGTTTTAAAATCTGATTACATAAAAATGCAAGTTTCACACTCcatatatttgtatttcacaGAGATCACCATGACAAAATCTGAAACTATTTCTCTCACTTATGAAATCGGCAAATTCACACTTACTGACCTGCCCAAAACATATGAACATGGATCAGTTATAGAAGGAAAAGTAAGTGTAAAATCAGGTTGTCTCAGTTCAACAGCATTGAATGATATGTACAGAATCATTTATTCCTTCAAAATCTTGTTTTAAACAGATCAAACTTTCAAATTTCAAAGGTGCACCAATACAAAACAAAGTGGTTTATCTTTTGGAGGGATCCTGGTCCTCAAAACTGCTCCTAAATCTCACTACAGACAGTGATGGACTGGTCAGCTTCTCTCTTAATACATCTAGTCTTCCTAAAGAAGACATTAATCTGATGGTATGACAGTTGCTGCTCATCCAACAAGTGTTTGATCAGTTAATATTTTGATAACATAAAAATATTGGcgcattctttttctttttttccaggcGAGTGTGTATCCAACGTTTCATTATGATGGTTACAAAACACCTTCCTTCTCTACGGACAGAAAAACAGTTCATCTTTTCCGGCCTGTCACTCCATACACCCCATCATTAAGTGAACTGATCATAGAAAACATTGAGCAACCATTAAAGTGTGATGCTGAGTTTACAGTGACCATCAAGTATTATTTTATTGGAGAGACTGCTAAAGACTTCAAAACTGACATTGTCTATATGGTGAGAATGTGCAGAATGTACACTGATACACTGATGAATTCATTGTTTGTTAACAGTATTAACTGGCTGCACTGGTCAGTTTGTCATTGGAGTGTCATCTGTCTGTTTCAGGTCTTGTCCAGAGGAGTGATCGTTCATCATGGATATGAGAAGGTTGAAGTCAAGTCATCTAATGGAGCAGCAAGTGGCACAATGTCATTCAAACTGTCTGTTGGTGCAGATCTAGCTCCTGCAGTGCAGATTCTGGTCTACTGTGTTCTGcccagtgaaaatgttgttgctcgTAGCACAACATTTGACATTGAAAAGTGTTTCAAAAACAaggtatgaaaaaaaagaaaacccatCAGCCCATTTACACAATCACAATCATTCTGATTCAATACTGAAATGACTCACCCTACTGTTGTCGTCACAGGTTTCTCTGCAGTTTTCTCCCTCTAGAGCAGTTCCTGGTGAGAAAAACACTCTCCATCTCTCAGCTCAGCCTGGTTCACTGTGCGGCCTCAGTGCTGTAGATCAGAGCGTCCTGATCCTGGAGTCAGGAAAACGTCTGGATACTGACAAGGTGTAAAGGCTTTAAGATGCTAGTGTCTACTAtgttcatcattattatttaaaatttttacgcAAAATAAAGTTCATCCATTTCAgcataaaaagtactccacatgGCTCCGGTGGGTTAATAAAAGCTTTCTGAAGCAAATCGATGCATTTGTATTagcaaaatatccatatttacaactttataaaccataatctctagcttccgctgTCATACATGTCTTTACGAAAGAGTGGCATTTTAGCAGATGTTGTAGGATGTAGGTAAACGCAGAACGTGCAAGTacagaggagagagcaaaacaaaacactggtcacAAATTAGAAGATGGAGGATTTAGATATAAGCCAAGAGATGactgtttttcttttgctatAATTAAAAACTAGACTAGCAGAGAGACTAGCATATTCTGAAACGCCACTCTCTCGTGAACATGTGTACAACAGTAAGTAGACTCTAAAGATGATGGTTATTTATTGTGGATGTGCTCTCATCACAGATCTTTAATATGCTGCCAGTACAATCAGTATCAGATTATCCTTACAGCGTTGAAGATAAGAGGGAGTGTCTGGGATGGCAGGCTGTGAGTCTCCATCAAGCTGAACTGAAAGACAAAGCCTATGAATCCTTAAAGGTAACAAATGGATTAATCTGTGTAACTGCAGTAGATTAGGTGAGTAACTACATGCATAAATATATCAATGCATGTGCTTAAAATTCCtcttagtttatatatatatatatatatatatatatatatatatatatatatatatatatatatatatatatatatatatatatatatatacatatagtataatttttatttgttgttttttttttttttttttttttacttctgttacATGTGGTTCATCATTGCTGTTGGATAGAGTGTGGGTCTGAAAATGGCAACAAATTTGGCTGTGAGAGACTTTCTGTGTTCAGTATATACTGACAATTTTTTAgataatatttgttatatatgtatGAGTTCATTCAGACATCCATTTGCTATCAATAATTTAATATGACTGGAATTCACCACTATTAACCAATTTTTCACTGCAAGAGTACATATGTATGACTCTTTATTTGTTTTGAGATTATGGTGACAGTTGTCTGATCTGTAAAATCAGCAGTTTTAAAAATTTGTGACATCAAAGAACTGCTCGAAAGAGCTGCACCAACCAAAATGTAAAGGACAATTTATTCTGTGAGAAAAGTGTAAATGTATGAAGATAACATGTTAAAGTTTAGTTTACTGgcttttatattcttattttacttattattattatactttggATTATGTTGACAGTGTATCGGTTTCTTCACACTATTTGATATGTTAGATGTACAAAGCTcacttacatttttgttaaattcaacttttttatgtataaattattaggccccatgatttaaattaataagcatataaaaaaatttaaatgaatagttaCAGTATAAACAATACAAGATATTGTAGGGTTAATGTTGTGAACACAGAATACAGTTTAGATATTTCAGAAAGTATATAATGTGATAGAGATacaaaattgtgattttttttaaaaaaattgctacATGTCCTGATTCAAGTGTCACATCTTTACctgtgctttatttcagtttataatGCAGTATCATATGATTCTGAAATGGATTTGAATATGAATGAGGGAGACTCTTCAGTTGAAGTGACAGTTCGTACTGTCTTTCCTGAAACATGGATTTGGCAACTTGCTGCAGTTGGGTTAGTGACAATATTTTTAACtgttaacataatttaatatcatattaaaaCCACAATAACTGTAATGCTTCTCTTGGCACTGCACATCCAATTAGTTTTTGTTAAGAATACATACATTCACTTGTAAACGAATATGTGAATTGGACTGATTTGTATTCATATAAACACAACTTTCATTAGATTCATTCAGATTGATGAAAATTAGACAAACTAGAGACCTACTGTGAATCAGATAGTCAGTGTTTTATATCTGTGCTGAATGTTGTAaaagcaaaacagcatattaaaagGCCAATCAAATACTCGTGTAATATCAACACAGAGACTCTGGATCAGCTCAGGTTCCTGTCACAGTTCCTGACACCATCTCCACTTGGGAGACGgaggccttctgtctgtcctccaAAGGTCTGggtctggctcctcctgctcagCTGACAGTTTTCCAGCCCTTCTTCCTGGAGCTCTCTCTGCCTTACTCCATCATCCGTGGGGAGATctttgagctgaaggccactgtcttCAACTATCTGTCCAAGTGCATCATGGTGAGACTTCAGACTCAGTCTTATCCAATCATATCAAATATGCCACTAatcatgtgtgtttgattgacaggttaaAGTGACTCCAGCTCTTTCCTCAGACTACACTCTCAAAGCCTCCTCTGATGAACAGTATTCATCCTGTCTGTGTGCTAATGGAAGAAAAACCTTTAAATGGATCCTCACTCCTTCTGTTCTTGGTGAGTTTTCCAGTCTGAATCAttgtttctctgtgtttgtgtatgtttgtatctTCACGTACATGTCTTGTGTTGTAGGAGTCTTGAATATTACAGTCAGTGCAGAGGCTGAGTCGTCCCAGACTGTGTGTGACAATGAGATTGTGAGCGTGCCAGAGAGAGGACGCATTGACACAGTCACACGAAGTCTGCTTGTACAGGTCAGCGCACTTCAAACAGCTCTCAGACGTCATTTCTTCATGATCCTAATGCTGCTTATGTCAGTATGATGTGTTGATGTTACTGTTTTATGCTGCAGGCTGAAGGAACTGAGAAGACAGAGACCTACAGCTGGTTACTGTGTCCAAAGGGTTTGTCTGCAGACAATATTTAGCATTATAGTGTTTCTCTGCTGATCACTgatgtgtttctgtctctctggTTCATAGGCGACAGTCTCACAGAGGAAGTGGATCTGAATCTTCCTAAAGATGTGATAAAGGGATCAGCAAGATCCTCTGTTTCAGTCATTGGTAACATTTACATACACAAGCAGAAATGAGGAGTTTGTGTTTCTAAAATGTAATCAGTTTCAATGGTGTTTGGTTTTTAGGGGACATACTGGGTCGTGCACTGACAAATCTTCACGGATTACTACAGATGCCGTACGGCTGTGGAGAACAAAACATGGCTATTCTTTCTCCCAATATTTACATTCTGCAGTATCTGGAAAACACAGAGCAGCTCACTTCAGCCATCAGAGAGAGAGCCACCGGCTTCCTTAAGAGTGGTGAGAGAAATGAGTCAGGTCAAGAAAATAAGTCTTGATACTTTTGACGTCAGACACACTTAATCAACCTAAACATTTAATCACTATCAAACTTAACAGGATACCAGAGACAACTGAACTACAGACATACTAGTGGTGGATACAGCACATTTGGACGTGGAGATGAGAATACATGGtaaatatttgtaactttttactcTCACTTTTTCCTAAATAGTTACAAAGTTAAAATATTAAGTAGATAGgtggtatttatttttaatattttatgtacagatttaatcaattaaaacaacgaatgatattatttaatttataacttTAAAACACCAGGTTGACTGCCTTTGTCCTGAGGTCTTTTGGCAAAGCGcagaaatacatatttattgaTCCACAAAATATTCAGAGTGCAAAGGAATGGTTAATAAGCAGACGGGATTCAGACGGCTGTTTTATCCAACAGGGAAGTTTGTTCAACAACAGAATGAAGGTGTGCTATTGGTCACTAAACATTATCACAGAAACAATCTATCTGTAACAAAAATGATTTACTTAATGTTCCTCTAATATAAAACTGCAGGGTGGAGTGAATGATGATGTGACTATAACAGCCTACATTACTGCATCACTACTTGAACTAGAAACTCCAGTAACAGTAAGTTCATCTACAGGAAACACAGTATAAACTCAGAAAAATTACGCTCCCAGCtgctgtttctctgtttttgtctCAGGATCCTGTCGTCAGTAAAGGTTTGTCCTGCTTGAGGTCTGTCATTGAGGATGTCAAAAACACTTACACCACTGCTCTGCTCGCCTACACCTTCAGTCTGGCTAAAGACACAGACACTCAACAGCAGCTTTTCAAGAAACTGGAGGATGTTGCTATTTCAGATGGTAAGATATTTGTTTCTGATGACTTTCTGTTGTCCTATATGACTATACTTTTTTATACTGGTGTCTCTTTTGTCCATGTGTCCTAAAGGGTCTCGTCTCCACTGGTCTCAGTCTGCTTCTGCTGAtgactctgattctctggcaGTGGAGATCAGCTCATATGTGCTGCTAGCTGTTCTCTCTGCTGATTCACTCACTACAGCTGATCTGGGCTTTGCTAACAGGATTGTCAGCTGGCTTGTGAAGCAGCAGAATGCCTATGGAGGATTCTCCTCCACACAGGTGACTCAAACTACTCAATTCAAACACATGATTGCTGAATAATGGGTAAAAGACACATTACTGAACACATTTATTTCTCAGGACACAGTGGTGGCTCTTCAGGCTCTGTCTTTGTACGCCACCAAAGTGTTCAGCGCTGACGGCTCCAGCACAGTGACTGTACAGTCAGCAGCAGACACTCACCACTTTGATGTCAATCAGGACAATAAGTTACTGTACCAGGAGAAGCAGCTGCAGGACGTCCCAGCCAAATACAGCATTGAAGTGAAGGGCTCAGCTTGTGTGTCTGTGCAGGTCTGTAGAGAATTCAGCTTCATTTACTcaatctctctcttttctttcttagCATTTTGCTGCTATTCTGTTATGAtatgaatctgtttttttttttcatgttgactCTCTCAGGTGGCTCAGTTCTACAACATCCCGACTCCTACTGAAGCTAAAACACTGAGCATTGATGCAAAGATTGAGGGAGATTGCAAAACACTGGGACAAAATTTCCTTCTGAACTTCACTGTCAAGTAAAAACAGATTTAGATTGTGTATGGCTACtgtttcttttattatatatagataCTTCGTTATTGAATGCTTAAAATCATTGACAATCTGAGTTGAACAATTCTGTTGTAAAATTCTGTAATTGCTTGGATAAAATTTTTATGCATTTGCTAGTTTAAGTGTATAAGTTGTGCTCCTGATTCTTTGTGTTGTTAGCATTAAATCAGGGCAGTATATTTATCTCTTTTAAGATATCATGGTCCCCAGGAGATGACTAACATGCTCATTGTGGATATTAAACTTTTATCAGGATTCACAGCTGACACATCATTGGTGAGTTCAGGTGTATAAAGTTATTTTGCATTAAGACaaaatttttttacacatttttactaCTGCTTTTTTAATGTCAGCTTTACTTTGCaagaactgaagaaaaaaaacacttcatcatcacgtcatcatcatcattttttcATATTAGTAATTCTATTTTCCCTATAGCTTACAACGTCAATTAGTTCAGAAGTCCTTGCTCAGAAGTATGTGGAGCGGGTCGACACAAAAGAAGACCATGTCATAGTTTATTTAACAGAGGTtagtaaataataacattatataagtAACATGTATTCAATAATTTCCATGACtggtactgtatatttattttttgtttatcctcCTGCAGATTCCAAAACATATTTCTATGAATTACAAGATACAAATGAAACAGGTTCTTCCAGTGAAGAATCTCAAGCCAGCAGTGGTCAAAGTGTATGATTACTACCAAAcaagtaagattttatttaacattcagaaaaatgtaaaggtgATGGTGTgcagtttaatgcattttttattagatAAATAACAAAACGTGTAATTCcgaaactttttgtttttattaatatttgatctttttttatgttgttgacaCAAAGCCATGGTGTATTATTTTGCCATCAATTAGCATCCTCATTTAATAAATCGTATTACTCGCTATTGTCTAATTAAAGGTTATATTAACCACTAACAAATGTCATGGGTtcatatatatttggacactgaCACAATTTTCTTAATTTTGGCTCTGTATGCCaccagaaatgaattaaaatgtagcAAACAAGATTTTATTGAAGTGCAGACTTTGAGCTTTCATTCAAGGggctgaacaaaaatataaaatgcttaggaattacaatcattttaatacacaaatgtaattggacaaaacaatataatcataaataatattaaaaaatatatatattgtatttgttgAGAATCCTTTGTTTAAGTCTGGAACTCATGGACATCA
Proteins encoded in this region:
- the LOC113115114 gene encoding alpha-2-macroglobulin-like isoform X3, yielding MDLNISPCWKQLLLFSLLLVCVNGQMAGPSFMVTFPAVIESGSEARLCASLLKPNESLVMNIYLVDDNQSTLLLQEKAEEEFHRCFNFKAPLIEAESVQKMKVELQGESLKMSEERKVMFRPYHPLTFIQTDKPIYIPGQTVNFRVVTMDKNFSPLDQQYSRVILEDSKGNRIAQWTNVSSTRWILQRSYELNPEGCQGIYKLKAYIRDRMISHDFEVKQYVLPKFEVTVTAPKTVSIDDESMSVEVCGKYTYGQPLSGKSWVKVCRDIPHYSYWGDKHSPICVNETTEMKRTGCAIHTLDISAFLNSTYENQLENSLHVEATVTEEGTEITMTKSETISLTYEIGKCTFTDLPKTYEHGSVIEGKIKLSNFKGAPIQNIVVYLLEGSWSSKLLLNLTTDSVGLASFSLNTSSLPKEDITLMASVYPTFHYDGYKTPSFSTDRKTVHLFRPVTPYTPSLSELIIENIEQPLKCDAEFTVTIKYYFIGETAKDFKTDIVYMVLSRGVIVHHGYEKVEVKSSNGAASGTMSFKLSVGADLAPAVQILVYCVLPSENVVARSTTFDIEKCFKNKVSLQFSPSRAVPGEKNTLHLSAQPGSLCGLSAVDQSVLILESGKRLDTDKIFNMLPVQSVSDYPYSVEDKRECLGWQAVSLHQAELKDKAYESLKSVGLKMATNLAVRDFLCSVYTDNFLVYNAVSYDSEMDLNMNEGDSSVEVTVRTVFPETWIWQLAAVGDSGSAQVPVTVPDTISTWETEAFCLSSKGLGLAPPAQLTVFQPFFLELSLPYSIIRGEIFELKATVFNYLSKCIMVKVTPALSSDYTLKASSDEQYSSCLCANGRKTFKWILTPSVLGVLNITVSAEAESSQTVCDNEIVSVPERGRIDTVTRSLLVQAEGTEKTETYSWLLCPKGDSLTEEVDLNLPKDVIKGSARSSVSVIGDILGRALTNLHGLLQMPYGCGEQNMAILSPNIYILQYLENTEQLTSAIRERATGFLKSGYQRQLNYRHTSGGYSTFGRGDENTWLTAFVLRSFGKAQKYIFIDPQNIQSAKEWLISRRDSDGCFIQQGSLFNNRMKGGVNDDVTITAYITASLLELETPVTDPVVSKGLSCLRSVIEDVKNTYTTALLAYTFSLAKDTDTQQQLFKKLEDVAISDGSRLHWSQSASADDSDSLAVEISSYVLLAVLSADSLTTADLGFANRIVSWLVKQQNAYGGFSSTQDTVVALQALSLYATKVFSADGSSTVTVQSAADTHHFDVNQDNKLLYQEKQLQDVPAKYSIEVKGSACVSVQVAQFYNIPTPTEAKTLSIDAKIEGDCKTLGQNFLLNFTVKYHGPQEMTNMLIVDIKLLSGFTADTSLLTTSISSEVLAQKYVERVDTKEDHVIVYLTEIPKHISMNYKIQMKQVLPVKNLKPAVVKVYDYYQTSDQSETEYSFHCQ